Proteins encoded in a region of the Candidatus Latescibacter sp. genome:
- a CDS encoding phosphatase PAP2 family protein gives MNPTRIFRNHIVCFLTGISFFFAVFIPLSVKADDSGAYHLDLIKDAALTAAGLSFTLTGNHLVSRVHAPDPTALDRDDVPGIDHIALDRRSSRANSLSNTMLDVSSILPFLSAASVLSRGDQASYRQAFADLAMYAETGLITAGLTQIAKGGFHRSRPYAYDPSVPLASREARDAALSFFSGHASAAFNGAVFACAVYQRQHPRSKLIIPFWILGLSAATTTAVMRVEAGAHFPTDVLAGAAVGSLTGWLVPRLHEKTPKRFEVITPLGGVSGYGIRYSF, from the coding sequence ATGAACCCCACTCGTATATTTCGTAACCACATCGTGTGTTTCTTGACCGGAATATCCTTTTTTTTCGCGGTCTTCATACCCCTATCTGTAAAGGCTGATGATAGCGGTGCATACCATCTTGATCTCATAAAAGACGCAGCACTCACCGCTGCCGGGCTTTCATTCACCCTGACCGGAAATCACCTGGTTTCCCGTGTACATGCTCCCGATCCCACCGCCCTTGACCGGGATGATGTGCCGGGAATCGACCATATCGCCCTCGACCGCCGCTCCTCCCGGGCCAACAGTCTCAGTAATACCATGCTTGATGTCAGCAGCATCCTTCCCTTTCTCTCCGCCGCCAGTGTGCTTTCAAGGGGCGATCAGGCATCGTACCGTCAGGCATTCGCCGACCTGGCCATGTACGCCGAGACAGGACTCATCACCGCAGGTCTCACCCAAATCGCCAAGGGAGGATTTCATCGGTCGCGGCCTTATGCGTATGATCCTTCGGTTCCCCTGGCCAGCAGGGAGGCCCGCGATGCCGCGCTCTCATTTTTTTCCGGCCATGCTTCCGCTGCGTTCAACGGGGCGGTGTTCGCCTGCGCCGTGTACCAGAGGCAGCATCCCCGATCGAAGCTCATCATCCCTTTCTGGATTCTCGGTTTGTCCGCTGCAACTACCACCGCCGTGATGCGAGTGGAAGCGGGCGCGCATTTTCCAACCGATGTGCTGGCCGGGGCCGCAGTCGGTTCGCTCACCGGCTGGCTCGTACCCCGCCTGCACGAGAAAACACCAAAACGGTTCGAGGTGATCACCCCTCTCGGCGGGGTTTCAGGATACGGAATTCGATACAGCTTTTAA